The genomic interval GCGAATACGTCGCTTAGCATTTGTCTTTGCTCAAACCCTTTATTCTCTAAACCGTCTAACACGCTATAAACAAAGTTCGGACTGCCGCATGCAACTACACGAATACGGCTGATATCTGATACTTGCTTTTGAACCAGTTCTTCTACGTTTTGATCACTATAGAAGGGGCCATCAACTTGTTCAGGCGTCATGGGCACATAGTGAATGAGCTTATCTTCATGCCATTGCTGAGGCAGATTGCTATAAAAGCCGTCTTGATCGCGATTAATCCAGTATAAATAAATAGCGCTGTGTTGATGCTCTAGCTGATCTTCGATCATGGCTTTGGCTTGGGCAAAGCCTGTTCCGGCCACAACAAAAATCAACGGATCATGTAGGTTAAAACTATCCATTCCCGGTTTTAGCCAAACGTTACCGCCCGGTAGTTTCACGCGTACGGTTGAATGGTTTTGCAAATAATTGCGAATGGCGATGCTAGAAGCATTGTCTTCACTTACGCCAAGGTGCAGTTCAATATGCCGACCATTGGGTTTGCTGGCAATCGTGAATGGATACTGGTTGTCATCAATCAAGAGTTCTAAGTATTGCCCCGCATGGTATTGAGGTAATTTTCCAGCAGGACTTAGCAACTGCACTTGATAGGTAAAATCATTCAGCGGTTTTACCGATTCAATTTGCATTGATAAATGTTGTTGAGGGATTTCGCCTGGGGCTAGCACGTTTAACTGCTCCAAAATAATATCGCTGTTTGCTTCTGTCACACAGGGATAGATGTCGCTGCCCTGTTCGATAGGCTGTGACGATGTGCCTGTTTGCTTGATCACTTGGCCGGCGATTAAGCGGGCTTTGCAAACTTCGCATATACCATTGTCACAGCTTTTGCGCATTTGGATGCCAGCGGCTATCGCGGCATCCATGATGCTTTGGCCATTTTGATCACTATGAAACACCAAGCCTTTTGGCTGTATGGTTATAGTATGGCCCATGATGGGGTTATTCCCCAGTTTGCTCGTTTAGGATACCTAGGTCTTCCCAAATGGCATCGATCTTGGTTTTTACCGTTTCTTCCATGACAATGGGTTCACCCCATTCTCGGTCCGTCTCACCGGGCCATTTATTCGTCGCATCAAGGCCCATCTTGCTACCAAGGCCAGAAACCGGACTGGCAAAATCAAGATAGTCGATGGGCGTATTATCGATCATGGTGGTATCGCGAGTAGGATCCATGCGAGTGGTAATAGCCCAAATCACATCTTCCCAATTGCGTGCGTCCACATCATCGTCAGTGACGATCACAAACTTGGTGTACATGAATTGTCGTAAGAAAGACCAAACGCCGAGCATCACTCGCTTAGCATGCCCTGGATATTGTTTCTTCATGGTGACGATGGCCATGCGGTAACTACAGCCTTCAGGCGGTAGATAAAAGTCTACAATTTCCGGGAATTGCTTTTGCAAAATCGGGACAAACACTTCGTTTAAAGCAACGCCTAAAATCGCCGGCTCATCGGGCGGACGGCCAGTGTAAGTACTGTGGTAAATCGGATCTTTGCGATGGGTAATGCGCTCCACGGTAAATACCGGGAATTGGTCCACTTCGTTGTAGTAACCAGTATGATCACCAAACGGCCCTTCATCGGCCATATCATCAGGATAAATAAAGCCTTCTAAGATGATTTCTGCGCTTGCAGGTACTTGAAGGTCATTGCCAATGGATTTGACCAGCTCAGTGCGGCTACCACGCAGCAAGCCAGCAAACGCGTATTCAGATAATGTATCAGGAACGGGCGTCACGGCACCTAAAATAGTGGCAGGATCTGCTCCGAGGGCGACACTGACAGGATAAGGTTCGCCTGGGTGCTGCTGTTGGAATTCTTTAAAATCGAGAGCGCCACCGCGATGACTTAGCCAGCGCATGATTAAGCGGTTTTTACCTATGACTTGCTGGCGATAAATTCCTAGGTTCTGGCGGCTTTTGTTTGGGCCCTTGGTGATGACCAGTGGCCATGTCACCAGTGGGCCAGCATCACCAGGCCAACAAGTCTGCACTGGGATTTTGCCTAGGTCGACATCGTCACCTTCAAGCACTACTTGCTGACAAGCTGCCTTTTTCACTACTTTTGGGCCCATGTTTAAGACTTGCTTAAAGATGGGTAGTTTTTCCCAAGCGTCTTTAATGCCTTTGGGTGGTTCTGGTTCTTTGAGATACGCTAAAAGTTTGCCGATTTCACGCAAGGCTTCTACATTGTCTTCGCCCATGCCCATTGCAACGCGCTTTGGTGTACCAAACAAATTGGCAAGCACTGGCATATCATGGCCTTTAGGATTTTCAAATAACAGGGCGGGGCCGCCGGCGCGTAAAGTACGGTCAGCTATTTCTGTCATTTCTAAATTGGGATCAATAGGTTGAGGGATGCGTTTAAGCTCGCCTTGTTTTTCCAACTGATCTATGAAGTCGCGTAAGTCCTTGTATTTCATCGGGCTTTTCTTATCTTCTAAATAAAGGGCACCTCTAACAAGTCAATTTGACTCTGCAAGACGCCTGTAGTGCTTTCATTCAAGAAAGGCTTCGCCGCGTGATGACGAGTCCTTTCCCAGAAGTCTGACACCGAAGGAAAGAGCTACAGGCCTTGCCCTTCGGGGCCTTGTTCGTGTTCCAATCTCTGTGTTGTGGCATTTCGATTTAACCCGTTAGACCTTCAATACCACGCCTTGATCTTGAAACACGATCAAGGCCAGAGCTTAAAGTGATTTATTAGAGGTGCCCTAAAGAAAAAGCAGTCAATGACTGCTTTTCGTTAAGGTTTAACGTCGTTATGGCAACGTAATTCGATCTTAACCTTTCATGGTCAGGAAGAACTCTTCGTTCGTCTTGGTTTGCTTCAGACGATCCACCATGAATTCGATGGCTTGTAGGTCTTCCATTTCAGCGATGATCTTGCGCAGAATCCAAAGACGCTGCAATTCACCTTCTGGCATCATTTGGTCTTCACGACGTGTGCCAGAACGACGTATGTTAATAGCAGGATAGATACGCTTCTCAGACGCTTTTCGATCAAGGTGCAGTTCCATGTTACCTGTACCTTTAAATTCTTCGTAGATTACCTCGTCCATCTTAGAACCGGTATCAACCAGTGCCGTGGCGATGATAGACAAGCTACCGCCTTCTTCAACGTTACGAGCGGCACCGAAGAAACGCTTAGGTTTTTCGAGAGCATGTGCGTCAACACCACCAGTCAGTACTTTACCGGAAGAAGGAATAACGGTGTTGTAAGCGCGGGCTAAACGCGTGATAGAGTCAAGTAAGATGACCACGTCTTGCTTGTGCTCAACCATACGCTTGGCTTTTTCGATAACCATTTCGGCTACTTGAACGTGACGTGCTGGTGGCTCATCAAACGTAGACGCTACGACTTCGCCGCGCACGTTACGGGCCATTTCGGTTACTTCTTCAGGACGTTCATCGATCAATAGTACGATTAAGTGTGATTCAGGGTTGTTGCGTGCGATGCTGCCAGCAATAGTCTGTAGCAACATGGTTTTACCCGCTTTAGGCGGCGCAACGATCAAACCACGCTGACCCTTACCAATCGGCGCGATCAAATCAATAATACGGCTACTGATGTCTTCGGTAGAACCATTGCCTTGTTCTAGGATGTAACGCTCGGTTGGAAATAGTGGGGTAAGGTTTTCAAAAAGAATTTTGTTCTTGGATTTTTCTGGTGCTTCGCCGTTTACTTCATTCACTTTAAGCAGGGCGAAATAGCGCTCGCTGTCTTTTGGTGGGCGAATTTTACCTGCGATAAAGTCACCTTTACGCATATTAAAGCGTCGAATCTGACTTGGGCTGACGTAAATGTCGTCAGGGCCAGCCAAGTAAGAGCTGTCGGCACTGCGCAAGAAGCCAAAGCCATCTTGTAGGATTTCTAATACGCCGTCGCCATAGATATCTTCACCGCTTTTAGCGTGTCGCTTCAAAATTGAGAAGATGAGGTCTTGTTTACGAGCTCGGCTTACGTTCTCCATGCCCATGCTTTCTGCGATCTCAAGCAACTGGGCAACGGATTTTTTCTTCAGTTCTGTCAGATTCATAAAGGTAGAGATTTATTCTTTTGAAGATAAATTAAATGGGGGATAAGAATTAATGGTTGAGCAGGGGTTGCTCTGAATTCGTTTAATTTTGAATCACTATAGTCTCTTTTATTATGTGAGTCCAGAAGCTATTGCTAAAAACTTGATGAATATTCGAGCAGATCGTTTGATTATTGATCAAGGGTGCTGGATACACCATAAAAAGAAAAGGGCAGTATAAACTGCCCTTCTTTTATCCACAGCTTAGATGGTGCTGTCGATGAATGCCGTTAGCTGAGACTTAGATAGAGCGCCTACCTTGGTACCTTCAACGTTACCGCCTTTGAAAATCATCAAAGTTGGAATACCGCGAATACCGAATTTTGGTGGAGTCGCTTCATTCTGGTCAATATTCAGTTTGGCTACTTTTAGTTTGCCGTCGTATTCTTCTGCGATTTCTTCCAATACTGGAGCGATCATTTTGCATGGTCCGCACCATTCTGCCCAGTAATCAACTAATACTGGCACGTCAGACTGAAGAACGTCCGCGTCAAATGAATCGTCAGATAGGGTAATAATGTTATCGCTCATAATTCTCACACTTGTGTTATTGGCGTTTGGCTGGATTAGCCGAATCATACCAGAAAACGGTGCCGCTAATCATAGCACTTGCTCAATAGAGGTAAAGAGCCTTCTGGGGCGTGAATACACCGTTTTTCTGGCCAAGAAATGCTGACTAAATCCTGACTTACATGCACAATGGGGCCTTAGAACCCAAACTCAACGGCAGGTTATGGAACAAAGCGTTCAAGCTCAAACTCGATTGGCAGCCATCGATTTAGGCTCAAATAGCTTTCATATGGTGGTGGCTCGTGTAGTGAACGGCCAAATTCAGGTCATCGATAAGCGTGGCGAAAAAGTACAGCTGGCTCAGGGATTAGACCCAAAACAAGGTATTAGCGAAGCAGCGCAAGAGCGTGCATTAGCTTGTTTGGAACGCTTTGGTCAGCATCTGCGGGGAATTCCGCGATCTCATGTCACTGTGTTAGGTACCAATACGTTACGGGCGGCAAAGAACAGCCGCGCGTTCATGCAAAAAGCCAATGAGATGCTAGGTTTTCCCATCGAGGTTATTTCCGGTATCGAGGAAGCTCGCCTTGTCTATTTAGGTGTGGCTCATACCCTAGCCGATGATGAAGGTAAGCGCCTGGTGATTGATATTGGCGGTGGCAGTACAGAATTCATTATTGGTGAGCGTTTCGCGCCTATTGAGCTAGAGAGCTTGCACATGGGTTGCGTGACGTTCTCTGACCGCTATTTCTCCAATGGTGAGCTCACGGAAGATAATTTCCGTCGCGCCATTAACGCTGCGCAAAGCGAGCTATTGAGTATCCAAAGCCGTTACCAGCGATTAGGTTGGCAAAACGTGGTGGGTAGCTCAGGTACCATGCGTGCCACCAGTCGTGTGCTGCAAAACTATGGTCTCACTGATGGTGAAGTGACGTTAGAGGGCTTGATTGGCTTGAAGAAAATTATTCTCAAAGCAAAGCATGTGAATGATTTAAGCCTTCAAGGTATCAACGATCAACGCCTACAAGTGTACCCTGCGGGGCTCGCCATTTTGATCGCTATTTTTCAAAGCTTGCGTATTGAAACACTCACTTATAGCGATGGCGCACTAAGAGAAGGGGCCTTATACGACTTAATTGGTCGCAATACTCACGAAGACGTGCGTGAGAAAACCGTTGATGCCATGCAAGCGCGTTTTGTCGTTGATATCGAGCAGGCAGAAAATGTGAAGACCACGGCCTTAAAGCTTCTTGAACAATGCGCTAAGTCTTGGAAGCTAAACGAACCCGAATACGAAGAGTGGTTGCGCTGGTCAGCGGACTTACACGAAGTGGGATTGGCCATTGCTCACAACTCTTATCATAAGCATGGTGCTTACCTTATACGCTACAGCGATATGCACGGCTTCAGTAATCAAACGCAATATAATATTTCCCTGTTAGTACGCAGTCATCGCCGTAAATTCCCCGTTTCCGACTATGACTACTTACCGAAGCGTGGGCGCAATATTCTTATTCGTATCGCTATTTTGTTGCGTTTAGCAGTGTTGTTACACCATGGTCGTGGTATTGAAGATGTTGTGGAGCCGCAGATCGAGGCGAAAAAATATCAAATCAAACTAACCTTCCCTGAAGGCTATTTAGAAAATCACCCCATGACCAGTTTGGATTTAGACAGCGAAAAACAATATTTAGATGGATTCGGTTATAACTTAATTGTGAACAGTTGATTCAGGTTTTCGATTGTTTTGGTTAAGCGATAAGTTACGTTTTTTCTCTAATCGCGCAAACAGTTCATCTAAATCTGGTTGTGGTTTGGGCAAATTGTAACGTGCAGTATTGGGTCGCGATTGATTGCCGGTTTTCAAGAGAGCACTGACAAATATAGTTTCAATATGATGTTGCTCTAATTGTGGAATTACGTGTTCTAGGTAGCGCAATGTGACGTTATGGGGATGACCAATCGCAATGGCATTGCCATATTCTTTAGCGATGGTGACGGCCAATTTAAACTGTCTGTGTACAGCATCCAGAGTTCTCTCATGATCCAAAAACACATCGCGTTTAGCGCTGGCTAGTCCGTACTGTTGAGCTTGTTCAAAGGCAATGCTATTGGCATGAGTTCGAGAATCCACAAAAAATAACTGTTTCTCTTTTAAGACATCCATGACCCAACCCATTGCATTGGTTGACGTGGTCAAGCGACTACCCATGTGGTTATTGATGCCGCGCACATACGGAATGTTATCAATGGCAAATCGTAGTCGTAATTTAAATAACTTTTCGCCAAGATTCTCGTGTAAGGCACCAGCACCCAGTTCACGATTGTTCATAGTAGCCATGGGGGCGTGCAGCATAACTTCTTTGCCCAAGCGGCCTGCGCGCTCAGCCAGTTGAATACTGTGTTTACGATGAGGCATAACGGCAAAGGTAATGTTGCCCGGAAGTGCGATAGCATCCAAGCCTTTTTGCCAACTATTTCCTATGTCATCAATAATAATGGCCAGTTGCGCTACCGATGGCGAAGAGGCAGACAGTTCGGCATTGGAGAGGCCTTGTGCTTGCACAGGTAATGCAAGCACAAGGCTTAACATGCTAGCTAGGATCGCGGGTATCGCTTTCACTGTCTTTTGATTGACTTTGTGCAAAGCTCAATCCTTTTAATATGGTTAATGCTTGGCTTAACTGGTAGTCACGTTGTAGAGAATCGTCTTTTTTAGCTTGCACTTTTTGTTGTTCGTCCTCTTTGTCATTTTCCAAATGACCTTGTAGATCCACTTCTTTATAGAAACGATTTTCTTTTTGAGCAGTAAATTCACCTTGTTGTACGATAATATCGGGTTCAATCCCTTGTGCTTGAATGGAACGTCCCTTCGGCGTGTAGTAGCGAGCCGTTGTGAGTTTTAATGCATGTTCACTGTCTAGTGGTAATACTGTCTGTACAGAGCCTTTACCAAAGCTCGTAGTACCAATGACCAATGCGCGTTTATGGTCTTGTA from Bermanella marisrubri carries:
- a CDS encoding 2Fe-2S iron-sulfur cluster-binding protein, giving the protein MGHTITIQPKGLVFHSDQNGQSIMDAAIAAGIQMRKSCDNGICEVCKARLIAGQVIKQTGTSSQPIEQGSDIYPCVTEANSDIILEQLNVLAPGEIPQQHLSMQIESVKPLNDFTYQVQLLSPAGKLPQYHAGQYLELLIDDNQYPFTIASKPNGRHIELHLGVSEDNASSIAIRNYLQNHSTVRVKLPGGNVWLKPGMDSFNLHDPLIFVVAGTGFAQAKAMIEDQLEHQHSAIYLYWINRDQDGFYSNLPQQWHEDKLIHYVPMTPEQVDGPFYSDQNVEELVQKQVSDISRIRVVACGSPNFVYSVLDGLENKGFEQRQMLSDVFAYAPRPSK
- the ubiD gene encoding 4-hydroxy-3-polyprenylbenzoate decarboxylase gives rise to the protein MKYKDLRDFIDQLEKQGELKRIPQPIDPNLEMTEIADRTLRAGGPALLFENPKGHDMPVLANLFGTPKRVAMGMGEDNVEALREIGKLLAYLKEPEPPKGIKDAWEKLPIFKQVLNMGPKVVKKAACQQVVLEGDDVDLGKIPVQTCWPGDAGPLVTWPLVITKGPNKSRQNLGIYRQQVIGKNRLIMRWLSHRGGALDFKEFQQQHPGEPYPVSVALGADPATILGAVTPVPDTLSEYAFAGLLRGSRTELVKSIGNDLQVPASAEIILEGFIYPDDMADEGPFGDHTGYYNEVDQFPVFTVERITHRKDPIYHSTYTGRPPDEPAILGVALNEVFVPILQKQFPEIVDFYLPPEGCSYRMAIVTMKKQYPGHAKRVMLGVWSFLRQFMYTKFVIVTDDDVDARNWEDVIWAITTRMDPTRDTTMIDNTPIDYLDFASPVSGLGSKMGLDATNKWPGETDREWGEPIVMEETVKTKIDAIWEDLGILNEQTGE
- the rho gene encoding transcription termination factor Rho, with the translated sequence MNLTELKKKSVAQLLEIAESMGMENVSRARKQDLIFSILKRHAKSGEDIYGDGVLEILQDGFGFLRSADSSYLAGPDDIYVSPSQIRRFNMRKGDFIAGKIRPPKDSERYFALLKVNEVNGEAPEKSKNKILFENLTPLFPTERYILEQGNGSTEDISSRIIDLIAPIGKGQRGLIVAPPKAGKTMLLQTIAGSIARNNPESHLIVLLIDERPEEVTEMARNVRGEVVASTFDEPPARHVQVAEMVIEKAKRMVEHKQDVVILLDSITRLARAYNTVIPSSGKVLTGGVDAHALEKPKRFFGAARNVEEGGSLSIIATALVDTGSKMDEVIYEEFKGTGNMELHLDRKASEKRIYPAINIRRSGTRREDQMMPEGELQRLWILRKIIAEMEDLQAIEFMVDRLKQTKTNEEFFLTMKG
- the trxA gene encoding thioredoxin TrxA produces the protein MSDNIITLSDDSFDADVLQSDVPVLVDYWAEWCGPCKMIAPVLEEIAEEYDGKLKVAKLNIDQNEATPPKFGIRGIPTLMIFKGGNVEGTKVGALSKSQLTAFIDSTI
- the ppx gene encoding exopolyphosphatase, with protein sequence MEQSVQAQTRLAAIDLGSNSFHMVVARVVNGQIQVIDKRGEKVQLAQGLDPKQGISEAAQERALACLERFGQHLRGIPRSHVTVLGTNTLRAAKNSRAFMQKANEMLGFPIEVISGIEEARLVYLGVAHTLADDEGKRLVIDIGGGSTEFIIGERFAPIELESLHMGCVTFSDRYFSNGELTEDNFRRAINAAQSELLSIQSRYQRLGWQNVVGSSGTMRATSRVLQNYGLTDGEVTLEGLIGLKKIILKAKHVNDLSLQGINDQRLQVYPAGLAILIAIFQSLRIETLTYSDGALREGALYDLIGRNTHEDVREKTVDAMQARFVVDIEQAENVKTTALKLLEQCAKSWKLNEPEYEEWLRWSADLHEVGLAIAHNSYHKHGAYLIRYSDMHGFSNQTQYNISLLVRSHRRKFPVSDYDYLPKRGRNILIRIAILLRLAVLLHHGRGIEDVVEPQIEAKKYQIKLTFPEGYLENHPMTSLDLDSEKQYLDGFGYNLIVNS
- a CDS encoding divergent polysaccharide deacetylase family protein; this encodes MHKVNQKTVKAIPAILASMLSLVLALPVQAQGLSNAELSASSPSVAQLAIIIDDIGNSWQKGLDAIALPGNITFAVMPHRKHSIQLAERAGRLGKEVMLHAPMATMNNRELGAGALHENLGEKLFKLRLRFAIDNIPYVRGINNHMGSRLTTSTNAMGWVMDVLKEKQLFFVDSRTHANSIAFEQAQQYGLASAKRDVFLDHERTLDAVHRQFKLAVTIAKEYGNAIAIGHPHNVTLRYLEHVIPQLEQHHIETIFVSALLKTGNQSRPNTARYNLPKPQPDLDELFARLEKKRNLSLNQNNRKPESTVHN